The Triticum aestivum cultivar Chinese Spring chromosome 3A, IWGSC CS RefSeq v2.1, whole genome shotgun sequence genome includes a region encoding these proteins:
- the LOC123057977 gene encoding citrate-binding protein-like — MASLSSSPWLHLLLLLVAMGGTFAAAGGSGNPTAGFQKVQLADGDFQVQSPYNVPESQRFQYRNGVRTFWVHRNDKPFNTVTHTNPRSEVKLRGHDYSSGVWQFEGYGYVPSGTSGVSVMQIHNEEGAAHSTVLMLHVYDGVLRFYSGAAIEPDIYDRWFRLNVMHDVGASTVAVYVDGERKFSTSVTPSESYYFKFGVYMQHHDQSSCMESRWTNVTLYTKH; from the exons ATGGCTTCTCTCTCGAGTAGTCCATGGCTTCATCTCCTACTGCTTCTCGTGGCCATGGGCGGCACGTTCGCGGCCGCCGGTGGCAGCGGGAACCCCACCGCCGGGTtccagaaggtgcagctcgccgaCGGCGATTTCCAGGTGCAGAGCCCGTACAACGTGCCGGAGAGCCAGCGGTTCCAGTACCGCAACGGTGTGCGGACGTTCTGGGTGCACCGAAATGACAAGCCCTTCAACACCGTCACCCACACCAACCCGCGCTCTGAAGTCAAGCTCCGG GGCCACGACTACTCGTCGGGGGTGTGGCAATTCGAGGGCTATGGCTACGTGCCGTCGGGGACCTCCGGCGTGTCGGTGATGCAGATCCACAACGAGGAGGGCGCCGCGCACTCGACGGTGTTGATGTTGCACGTCTACGACGGCGTCCTTCGGTTCTACAGCGGGGCGGCCATCGAGCCCGACATCTACGACCGGTGGTTCCGCCTCAACGTGATGCACGACGTCGGCGCGTCCACGGTGGCCGTGTACGTCGACGGCGAGCGAAAGTTCAGCACCAGCGTGACCCCCAGCGAGTCCTACTACTTCAAGTTTGGGGTGTACATGCAGCACCATGACCAATCCAGCTGCATGGAGTCACGATGGACCAACGTCACGCTCTATACTAAGCACTAG